The Rhipicephalus microplus isolate Deutch F79 chromosome 4, USDA_Rmic, whole genome shotgun sequence sequence ACACCGATTTCAATCGACAGCAAGGCGACGTAACGTGAATATTCGGTGCGATTATTTACGGAACACATTATATATAATAATAGAGCCTACATTATAAGCTTCTCACAGTTGCAAAGGACCACACGTGCTCCAGTTGTGAATTGAGTCAAGACTTGAACTATTTATTTCATCATATTATGGCGGTTTCGGCTTATAACATTTCAAGCGGAGCGACGATGTCAAGTTATTCTACCTATACGCCGTCAAGTATAACCACTTCAAGTGGACATACTTTGCTATGCCGAGCGAGTGATTTCGAAACATACTCACGAAGAACGTTAACGAATAAAACTGTTTTTCGTGTTGCTTAACGAATCCGACTTCGTTAAAAACAGCTTACCTAACATATCCCGCAGTTTCTGTTTTTAACTGCGCAACTGGGGCACACTTCAGCCAGCTGTGCGTGATTACCATACCGGTCATGAAGATATTCCCACGAAGCAGTTCAGAATACCACGCGTCAAAGATTATAGGTTGCCACGTATAGTTAACCGACAATGGGGGTTTAAACACTTTTTGCTGAAGGTATACAAGGAAGAATCGAAAGCTGTGATATCGTGAGATATACTGAACATGACTCCACGTTTCCAGACCTGCGCAGGCGTACCGATGGCCGTTATATACTATGCTAAAATACCGAGCGCGTGTACGCATAAGTTTTCTCCAGTTTGCTGTATCACTGGTAAGACGCGAATGACGCGTACACCCATGCCGCAAGTAATCGCAGCACCTTGCATCGTGGTTTGTTTGCACCGGACGCCTCGGTTAGTGTACACTTAAACTGTTGTACAGCGTAAATTCAGACTGCTTACTTTACCTGGTGTTACTCTTTCAGGCCGCTTAGctcgatgacgtcgtcctgaagacCCCGACAAGACCAGCGTCTACCGCACGAAGCCAACAACCATGGGTTCCAGCGACATACAGTGTCCGTTGGACGTAAGTGACGTCCCGCGCAAGTACGCTCACATCTTCCGCAAGAAGAAGACATGGGAGCTTGTGATGCTCAGCGGAGCCGTGTGCGGCATCGAGTTGTGCTACGCCGCGGAGACGGCCTTCATCGGCCCCATTCTGTTGGGACTCGGCATACCCATCTCGTTCGTAGCGCTCGCCATGTGCCTGAGTCCTGCTCTGGGCTTCTTCGTCACGCCTGTGCTGGGATCCATGAGCGACACCTGCACGTCTCGCATAGGTCGCCGGCGGCCTTTCATCGTTATCTTCGCGTTGGGCATGCTGCTGGGCCTGATCCTGCTGCCCAACGGCCAGGACTTGGGCATAGCGCTCGGCGACAGCGCCGTGAACATGCCTGACGATGTGATTCCAGAGAGGTGAGTACCACACTACGATATTGAGAAGCATTACACTAAACGCTTCGTATTTTAAATAACAAAGAAACGCATTAAAACGTACAACTCAAATTCTAACACGTGTCTAAACCCTAACTGCGAACTTCTGGAAAATTAACATTGGCTCGTAGTGGTCACGTTTCGGGCCCCTTTTCAAGCATTGTATCAGCCGAACGAGGCCTCTCCCTTGTTAACACTCATTGTAGTACAGCGGTGAGCACTcttagggtgaacacgcgagcgcgtgacCGACGGCACAATCAACGGCCGCGTAGCAGCTATCGTTAGAAACATTGGACATGCGCAGGCGCAGCGAGTGCTCTGCGAACCCTTCTTTCCACACGCACGCCACATCATGGATGGATACGCTTGTTCGCCGTCTCGTAGTCACATTTTTGTCTGCTGAGCTGATGCATCCAACATTTTAGGTtattgggggcgaagctcctcttaccCCTAGTTCACACTTAAGCATCCGCTTTCTatagcgaccgaaattcccctcccaccgaaacgcagcgtcgttcgaacgcgccccgcgccgccgaaaaTGTCATCTACCACGGGGCTAATGCGGGATGCGTGCGCTGTCACCcagttgtcgcggctcgcaaacgtcACTAGGCTATCCGGTGGTCTATTCCTCGATtattctcgtacgcaggaagtgacaagaagcagtactgcttacttttttggcaagtcgctgtcttgtaatgcatgaagagcagaaaaaaaccaccgacgccagcggcgttagTGGGCTGGTCTTGCTTTGCAAGGACGGGACATGCTTAATCACGCCATCGACAAGCTCAGTCACCTCTTCTACAAAATAGGAACGTGAAGCAGGCACAGAGTTGGTTAAACTCCCGCTGGTTACAACATTCAGCTACGTGCACTTGCGACGTGAcgagtgagtagggcttggccgccatttttcaaaaatttttgaCTAGCGCTTTTATTGGTTCGCGGCGACCGATTCGGctgcagacgccgcaaaaattggtccgagagcgatGGGCGCCGAAAGgaccctttcggcggatctcgccaccACCGTATCAGATACGGCGCACTTTCGgcagccggaatgctcagtgtgaacgcgcccttgtctaaccttgtcctgcgtgttcgatcgcgttcgagaacgcagacggcgcgcgggtaacaccgacgagacgcgagccaaggaagcccgagcgcaagcgtcttcaacgcgcccgccgctctgcttcgtctatGCACCACCAACAATCCGCCACATACGACGACTATACAGGGTACTGAGGGAGGCACTCCTTCCTCGCGCATCCAGGCGCAACCCGCGCAGCAGCCGATCGGGAAGTAGTGGTACAGCGCCTTCTAGAATATCTTCACTCAACttcagtttgtatgtacttctatgagacagtgcTGTCTATTATACTGCTCGAGAGATGCTGTCTATTATACTGCTCGAGagatactgccttccttttttctcatcTCCTTATCTCTCGAGCcccttcataatgcactcgcgaccgttttgctaggtccacatataccaaatttgatgttacatGACGTAATtcgatgacgaaatatatgactggtgcaaacatgataatcctgacccgcgtgtcatgtaacagcatgacaacatgccatgctcatagcgtgctcacgaccgtttcgctagctccacatatactagatTTGGTATCCCGTGACGTCAATCGATGGCGaaagtaaacaacacatccaaacatgatgatcatgacacggaagtcatgtaagtcatgtacggcattatgtacttccaccttgtaacgttgcgctgattttaaagtgacatatccacatttctcattcgtgcttcgcatatcatcaattaccactgcacgtaggatctgccaatttttttatcattCTTAAATGCTGATTGTGATGCAGAACACAACGACGACCGTCACTTAGTAGCTGCATTGTTGTTTCTAACCATTTTTCAGCAACTCAACAAACGCTCTCAACTCCACCGCCGAAAATGTGGCATACCACAGCTGGTCGAACCATCGCTGGGGCATCATGTTCACAATCGTGGGCTTCGTGTTCCTGGACATGTGCTGCGACGGCTGCCAGTCGCCGGCCAGGAGCTACGTCCTCGACGTCACGATCGTGTCTGACCACGCACGCGCGCTCTCGATGTTCACCGTTCTCTCGGGCCTGTCTGGCGCCATCGGCTACGTCATGGGCGGCATCGACTGGGAAAGCACGACGGTCGGAGCCAGTCTCGGCGGTCACGTCAAGACTGTGTTCGGCATCGTCAGCGCATTCTTCGTCGGCTGCATCGTGTTGACTCTGTCCAGCTTCCGCGAGATGCCCCTGCCCGTCGTCAGGGCGGCCACTGCCGCCGGCTACTTCGACCAAGGCGGGGGCCACGGCGAGTACGAGCGGTTCACCAACGACGACGTCAGCGGGTGCGAGGAGACTGAGAGTATGGAGCTTGCCAGGCAAAAGTCGAGCAGTCCTTCCAAATCCCGCGGCAAGGACAAGGATGACGAAGCACCTCCAACGCTGAAGGAATACCTCCTCTCCATAATCCACATGCCTAGGTACCCGGCTCCACTTATTGTTTTTACACTTGATAGCATGCCTGCGACTGATGAACGCAGCTTGTTAGCGAGGTGGTGCTACAACACGGTGACTAAGATAACATAAACGCAGCATATGCACTTCATTGCTTATCATGCTTCATTGTGGTGAAAGTGCAGCCGGAACCTTGCTGGCCTGCGTGCCTAAATAACGACGTACCGGCGCCATACCAGCGTGCGGTGTACGGACAACATCTATGAGACGCCACGAGCCCGGCGTACCGTCTTGCGTGCATGTATCTACAAGCCGGTTTTATTGAAGTTAGGGCAAACTATCTATACTATTATCGACTTTCGTTTTTAACACCTTCGTCTTAGGAAATGGTCTTTGCAGAGGCGAAGCACTAGTGGATCACTAGTGAGCTAATACACTTAGAACACTGAAATCCCTGCGACGAGTACGGATCCGAGATTTGCAATGCATTTGAATGAACCTTTACATGAGTTTACTGCTTCTTCGTATTTCCATATAAAGCCGTTTTTGCGAGCGCAGTTCAATTTTGGGAAACCTTATTGCTTCGAAAATTCGCTATTAAGTCGTCAAAAAAACTGGAGCAAATCAATGTGTGGGTATAAGTAGTGTTCACTACTGTCTACCTGTTCCTTCAAATCGACTGCCTTTATGCTAAATTTATAAGCATGAGTGATGTCATTGGTGCACAAAGCAGTTCAGACGTGCTAAAGCTGTTCTGAAGATCTCTTGAGGATATATGTATACACATCACAAAACTTTAAGAACTTTTCAGTGACCACCTCGTCGGTGATAATTTGCCGCGGGCACGTGATTCTGGTGGGCAGGGCGTcgctttatgaaagggaacacgcgagcgcgtggtcTTTGCTGGAAGCGCCCACGAATGGCAGCCAGATGAGGCACGTTAAGGATCCTTTGTGTGTGCACCTGAACCAGCACGCACATGAAGGTTCCCTAAGACACGTCAGCTTATGGCGCTATCTTTTGGCGGCAAGAAGAACCGTCTGTAGTAGAGGATTCAATCCAGCAGACATTGTTTTTAAGTCGTGCTTGTACATAACATGTGAGCTATAATGTGGCTTGGTGTTTAGTTCCAAAGATCTCCTGTCAATCAGAGCTATACTACTCTTTATAACTTTATTCAGTCATCATTCTCAGCGTCTTAATGTCCGCTGCCAAAGGCCTCTACCGATGACCTCCAGTTTACTCTATCCTGTGCAAACTGGTTTGACTTTATCCATGCGAACTTTTTAATTTCTTTCCTCTACATAACTCTCTGCTTACGTAGACTGCGTTTCCTCTCCTTTCGTTATAATTCCGTTGTTAGAAGAACACCATATAGTCAAATTATCGGAGCTTTCCACTACTGGGCCCCTCATAACGTTaccgtggttttgagacgtaaaatgtGATATGTTATTATTGCTGAATATTACTTTTTCTGAGGCATTATTGTAGTAAAAATACGATATATGTTGCTGAAACATGGATGTTTCAGCAACATATGCAGAAGATAGAATGAATTGGGCAAGGGCAAGAACGAAGCTTGCTTTCTAGCCTGTCTGAACAAACGTCTGTATATGTTATCTCGCAGGACCATGATGGTTTTGTGCCTGACGAACCTTTTCTGTTGGATGGCGCTAGTCAGCTACTCGCTGTTTCTTACGGACTTCGTGGGCGCAGTGGTGTACGGGGGAGATCCGGTAGCACCCATGGGCACGGAATCTTATCGCATCTACCAGAGCGGAGTGCGACTGGGCTGCTTCGGCCTGGCTATCGACTCCGTCACATGCGCACTCTACTCCTTGTTCATCGAGAAGCTTGTGCACCGCTTCGGTATGTATTATGTAGAGTTCGTGGTTTAGTAGAGTACATTCCAATCAAAAGAGAGCAATTACAGGGACTATGAGTGAGCATTTTTGCTAAATGGAAAAACACGCATTCAGCAGATAGAAGACCGAACTAAAACGCATCGTCTAAAACAAGCTTATTATCCGAAGCAAGCTTCAGGGGGTATGCAAGTATGCGAGTTCATGGCGGcactaaaaattggcagatcccacgtaaagtaagaatagatgatatgcgaagcacgaatgagaaatgttgatatgtcaccttaaaagtagcacgttacgaggtggaggtaaaggatgccgtacatgacttccgtgtcatgattatcatgtttggatgtgtcgtttacctccgtcatctattcatcacgtgataccaaatttagtacatgtggagccagcgaaacggccgcgagcacgctatgagcgttgtatgttgtcatgtttttacatgacacgcgtgtcgggattataatgtttgtaccagtaatatattttgtcatccatcgacctcacgtaacaccaaatttggtatatgtggagctagcaaatggccgcgagcgcatcatgaagggcccaatatactcctatgtagcgttgacgcgcgcgcacgctgggcacagcgacgctgcgttagcaaaacgtgagccctttagagtctgacgccaggcgcgaccagcgttcgtcagcgcggcccgacggcaactggcgcgaaatgcgacatgctgcctttcgcgccgatgcgttaccctgacaacactgcgtctccctcttttcgtgacggagggacgccggacgcgctgaaacacgcatgcgtcccGAAATGATCAGCTGcgagcaagcgcaccacgtcacgttgaaatgtattagcgctttgactgtggcatgtagtaatgttctcacatgacacgcatctcgtgattatcatgtttgtacccaTCACATAcctcatccattggcgtcacgtaataccaagtttggcatatgtgaagctagcgaaacggatgcGAGCGCATCttcagtgcggcatgtagtcatgttgttacatgacacgcatgtcgtgattatcatatttggatgtgtcatttacctatgttgtccgttcgcgtcgcgtaataccgagtttagtacatgtaaagctagcaaaacgaccgcgagcgcatcgtgagcgtagcatgtggtcatgttgttacatggcacgcatctcattattatcatgtttgcaccagtcacatactttcgtcatcggttttcgtactgtaataccaaatttggcatatgtgacgctagcgaaacgggccctgccgcggtggtctagtgactaaggtactcagctgctgatccgcaggtcacgggatcgaatcccggctgcggcaggtgcattttcgatggatacggaaatgttctaggcccgtgcgctcagatgtgggtgcacgta is a genomic window containing:
- the lovit gene encoding loss of visual transmission, which gives rise to MGSSDIQCPLDVSDVPRKYAHIFRKKKTWELVMLSGAVCGIELCYAAETAFIGPILLGLGIPISFVALAMCLSPALGFFVTPVLGSMSDTCTSRIGRRRPFIVIFALGMLLGLILLPNGQDLGIALGDSAVNMPDDVIPESNSTNALNSTAENVAYHSWSNHRWGIMFTIVGFVFLDMCCDGCQSPARSYVLDVTIVSDHARALSMFTVLSGLSGAIGYVMGGIDWESTTVGASLGGHVKTVFGIVSAFFVGCIVLTLSSFREMPLPVVRAATAAGYFDQGGGHGEYERFTNDDVSGCEETESMELARQKSSSPSKSRGKDKDDEAPPTLKEYLLSIIHMPRTMMVLCLTNLFCWMALVSYSLFLTDFVGAVVYGGDPVAPMGTESYRIYQSGVRLGCFGLAIDSVTCALYSLFIEKLVHRFGARPIYILGQAAYSVSVALLAMFRTKAAVLLVSPAAGLLYATQFTMPFILVDHYHSSNMVEADANWSERGLGTDIALVSSMMFPAQLLLSVCAGPMVRLFGGSPTVIMYGASLVSACGALCAMRVTYHRL